In the Paraburkholderia acidisoli genome, one interval contains:
- a CDS encoding cytochrome b/b6 domain-containing protein, whose translation MSRTTIQPVWVRITHWINALAVVMMVMSGWQIYDASPIFPRIQFPASITLGGWLGGALQWHFAFMWLLVANFLVYLALNIVSRRLWRKFLPVSPAAVARDLVAALRGKLGHDDLSRYNAVQKFAYLVVIVDIALVILSGLAVWKSVQFPLLRTLMGGYDNARVVHFFAMSVLVAFFVVHVVMVALVPRSLLLMIRGR comes from the coding sequence ATGAGTCGAACGACCATTCAACCTGTTTGGGTACGTATCACGCACTGGATCAATGCGCTTGCGGTGGTGATGATGGTGATGAGCGGATGGCAGATTTACGATGCCTCGCCCATTTTTCCGCGCATCCAGTTTCCCGCGTCGATCACACTGGGCGGATGGCTTGGCGGCGCGCTGCAATGGCACTTCGCGTTCATGTGGCTGCTGGTCGCGAACTTTCTCGTCTATCTCGCGCTGAATATCGTCTCCCGACGCCTGTGGCGAAAGTTTCTGCCCGTGAGTCCCGCGGCCGTGGCGCGCGATCTCGTCGCCGCGCTGCGCGGCAAGCTCGGTCACGACGATCTCTCGCGCTACAACGCGGTGCAAAAGTTCGCGTACCTCGTTGTCATCGTCGACATCGCCCTTGTGATTCTCTCTGGGCTCGCGGTCTGGAAATCGGTGCAATTTCCTTTGTTGCGCACGCTGATGGGCGGTTACGACAACGCGCGCGTCGTGCACTTCTTTGCCATGAGCGTGCTCGTGGCGTTCTTCGTCGTGCACGTCGTCATGGTCGCGCTCGTGCCGCGCTCGCTGCTCCTCATGATTCGCGGACGGTAA
- a CDS encoding molybdopterin-dependent oxidoreductase, whose translation MSLFKKKPSDFLLTHGDSIIKDAQRELKNPARRLLGKRLLTLGGIAMLSGCDLSNDKSVDSALRQISFFNDRVQGLLFDPNEMAPTYPESMITRPFPFNAFYDIDDVPEVDAATYKLQVSGLAKGKQTWTLDELRALPQESQITRHICIEGWSAIGHWGGVRFSDFLRRAGADTSAKYVSLHCADNYWTSIDMPTALHAQTLLTLTYDGDVLPPKYGFPMKLRMPTKLGYKNPKHIVAISVTNTYPGGYWENQGYNWFGGS comes from the coding sequence ATGAGTCTGTTCAAGAAGAAGCCCAGTGATTTTCTGCTCACGCATGGCGATTCGATCATCAAGGACGCACAGCGCGAATTGAAGAATCCCGCGCGCCGTCTGCTCGGCAAACGGCTTCTCACGCTCGGCGGCATCGCGATGCTGTCGGGCTGCGATCTGTCGAACGATAAATCGGTCGATTCGGCTTTGCGGCAGATTTCGTTTTTCAACGATCGCGTGCAAGGGCTGCTATTCGATCCGAACGAGATGGCGCCCACCTATCCCGAGTCGATGATCACGCGGCCGTTTCCGTTCAATGCGTTCTACGACATCGACGATGTGCCCGAAGTGGACGCCGCGACCTACAAGCTGCAGGTGAGCGGGCTCGCGAAGGGCAAGCAGACGTGGACGCTCGACGAATTGCGCGCGCTGCCGCAGGAAAGCCAGATCACGCGGCATATCTGCATTGAAGGCTGGAGCGCGATCGGGCATTGGGGCGGCGTGCGTTTCTCCGACTTCCTGCGCCGCGCGGGCGCCGATACGAGCGCGAAATACGTTTCGCTGCATTGCGCCGACAACTACTGGACCAGCATTGACATGCCCACGGCGCTGCACGCGCAGACGCTGCTCACGCTCACCTACGACGGCGACGTCTTGCCGCCCAAGTACGGCTTCCCGATGAAGCTGCGCATGCCGACCAAGCTCGGCTACAAAAATCCGAAACATATCGTCGCTATTTCGGTGACGAACACGTATCCCGGTGGTTATTGGGAGAACCAGGGCTACAACTGGTTCGGCGGTTCCTGA
- a CDS encoding cold-shock protein, which produces METGTVKWFNDSKGFGFITPDKGGDDLFAHFSEVRGTGFKTLAEGQKVSYETKRGPKGLQASNITPL; this is translated from the coding sequence ATGGAAACCGGTACTGTCAAGTGGTTTAACGATAGCAAGGGCTTTGGCTTCATTACCCCGGACAAGGGCGGTGACGACCTGTTCGCCCACTTCTCGGAAGTGCGCGGCACGGGCTTCAAGACGCTGGCTGAAGGCCAGAAGGTCAGCTACGAAACGAAGCGCGGCCCGAAGGGTCTGCAAGCTTCGAACATCACCCCGCTGTAA
- the infA gene encoding translation initiation factor IF-1 → MAKEELLELDGVVDEVLPDSKYRVTLENGVVVNAYASGRMRKNHIRILAGDRVTLELSVYDLSKGRINFRHKDERAPVGQTRAPMRRR, encoded by the coding sequence TTGGCAAAAGAAGAACTGCTTGAACTCGACGGCGTCGTCGACGAAGTGCTGCCGGACAGCAAATATCGCGTGACGCTCGAAAACGGCGTGGTCGTGAACGCGTACGCGTCGGGCCGCATGCGCAAGAACCACATCCGCATTCTGGCTGGCGACCGCGTCACGCTCGAACTCTCGGTCTACGATCTGTCGAAAGGCCGCATCAACTTCCGTCACAAGGACGAGCGCGCCCCGGTCGGTCAGACGCGCGCCCCGATGCGCCGCCGCTAA
- a CDS encoding ABC transporter substrate-binding protein, translated as MKKRTWGAVPGALLTALLVVASTAAHADRLDDIKRAGVLRVAAFDSNPPFGFVDPKDNQIIGLDVDYARAVAQSLGVKLEIQPTNPANRVAFLKSGKVDLVFANFTITDDRKKEVDFSTPYFASGTQFIAKKGVLKSPDQLNGLRIGADKGTTNEQQVRAKFPSATIVAYDDTPFAFAALRTGNVQAITQDGPKLVALLARAPDKANYEIPAFTISNDYEGVGVPKGETRLLDAVNGTLTHLEADGEAARIYDKWFGPKSAAPLPRLFKIGDPEKNS; from the coding sequence ATGAAAAAACGAACCTGGGGCGCGGTGCCTGGCGCACTGTTGACGGCACTGCTGGTCGTGGCATCCACGGCGGCGCATGCCGATCGTCTCGACGACATCAAGCGCGCGGGCGTGCTGCGCGTGGCCGCATTCGACAGCAACCCGCCATTCGGTTTCGTCGATCCGAAAGACAACCAGATCATCGGGCTCGACGTGGATTACGCGCGCGCCGTGGCGCAAAGCCTGGGCGTGAAGCTCGAGATCCAGCCGACCAATCCCGCCAATCGCGTGGCGTTCCTGAAGTCCGGCAAGGTCGATCTGGTGTTCGCCAATTTCACCATCACCGACGACCGCAAGAAGGAAGTCGATTTCAGCACGCCGTACTTCGCGTCGGGCACGCAGTTCATCGCGAAGAAGGGCGTGCTCAAGTCGCCGGACCAGCTCAACGGGTTGCGGATCGGCGCGGACAAAGGCACCACCAACGAGCAGCAGGTGCGCGCGAAATTCCCGAGCGCGACGATCGTCGCTTACGACGACACGCCGTTCGCGTTTGCCGCGCTGCGCACGGGCAACGTGCAGGCCATCACGCAGGACGGTCCGAAGCTGGTCGCGTTGCTCGCACGCGCGCCGGACAAGGCGAACTACGAGATCCCCGCATTCACGATCTCGAACGACTATGAAGGCGTGGGCGTGCCGAAGGGCGAGACGCGCCTGCTCGACGCCGTGAACGGCACGCTCACGCATCTCGAAGCGGACGGCGAGGCGGCGCGGATCTACGACAAGTGGTTCGGCCCGAAGAGCGCCGCGCCGCTGCCGCGTCTCTTCAAGATCGGCGATCCGGAGAAGAACAGCTAA
- a CDS encoding amino acid ABC transporter permease, producing MHNWLEPKYLAWLEQGFVVTLGLSACASVCATPLGLLLAVARHERRGVFARAAALYVFVFRNSPLLVQLLFWYFGVAVLLPSDWMTWLNTPHTAALGALTLRWPSFELFAGWVGLTCYTTAFVGEEFLAGLRGVNAAQAQAAAALGMSRYATLRHVIVPQALRIATPPLAGQYMNVIKNSSLTMAIGVGELSYMSRQVDTESFRTFQAFGTATAFYVLAIAVIEVALVLWQRSGARPLLRGRA from the coding sequence ATGCATAACTGGCTTGAACCGAAGTATCTCGCTTGGCTCGAACAGGGTTTCGTCGTCACGCTGGGGTTGTCGGCGTGCGCGTCGGTGTGTGCGACGCCGCTCGGTCTGTTGCTGGCCGTCGCGCGCCACGAACGCCGCGGGGTGTTCGCGCGGGCCGCCGCGCTCTATGTATTCGTGTTTCGCAATTCGCCGCTGCTCGTGCAACTGCTGTTCTGGTATTTCGGCGTGGCGGTCTTGTTGCCGTCCGACTGGATGACGTGGCTCAACACGCCGCACACGGCGGCGCTCGGCGCACTGACGCTGCGCTGGCCCAGTTTCGAGCTATTCGCGGGCTGGGTGGGCTTGACGTGCTACACCACGGCGTTCGTCGGCGAGGAATTCCTCGCGGGCCTGCGCGGCGTGAATGCGGCGCAGGCCCAGGCCGCGGCTGCGCTCGGCATGAGCCGCTACGCGACGCTGCGCCATGTGATCGTGCCGCAGGCGCTGCGTATCGCAACGCCGCCGCTCGCGGGCCAGTACATGAACGTCATCAAGAACTCCTCGCTGACCATGGCGATCGGCGTGGGCGAACTCTCGTACATGTCGCGTCAGGTCGACACGGAAAGCTTTCGCACGTTTCAGGCGTTCGGCACGGCCACCGCGTTCTATGTGCTCGCCATCGCCGTGATCGAAGTGGCGCTGGTGCTCTGGCAGCGCAGCGGCGCGCGCCCCCTGCTGCGAGGTCGCGCATGA
- a CDS encoding amino acid ABC transporter permease, with the protein MSGFAWWPALRYLLLGTFPAGPLGGVALTVALSIASALLAALIGLAGGIALAVTRGVAHLALTAVVAFFRAIPVLMLIFWTFFLMPILLHVDVPGLATVVCALALIGGAYLSHSVHAGILSIGDGQRQAALSLGLTRWQALRDVILPQAVRVMMPSFVNQWVSLIKDTSLAYIVGVPEFTFLANQLNNRLMVYPAQIFLFVGVVYLLLCGALQWFANALIGRREAAR; encoded by the coding sequence ATGAGCGGGTTCGCGTGGTGGCCCGCGCTGCGCTATCTGCTGCTTGGCACGTTCCCGGCGGGACCGCTGGGCGGCGTGGCGCTGACGGTCGCGCTGTCGATCGCGTCGGCGCTGCTGGCCGCGCTGATCGGCCTTGCGGGCGGCATCGCGCTCGCCGTGACGCGCGGTGTGGCGCATCTCGCGCTCACGGCCGTGGTCGCGTTCTTCCGCGCGATACCCGTGCTGATGCTGATCTTTTGGACCTTCTTCCTGATGCCGATCCTGCTGCACGTGGACGTGCCGGGACTCGCGACCGTGGTGTGCGCGCTCGCGCTGATCGGCGGCGCCTATCTTTCGCATTCGGTGCACGCGGGCATCCTCTCGATCGGCGATGGGCAGCGCCAGGCCGCGCTCTCGCTCGGGCTCACGCGCTGGCAGGCGTTGCGCGACGTGATCCTGCCGCAAGCCGTGCGCGTGATGATGCCGTCGTTCGTGAATCAGTGGGTGTCGCTCATCAAGGACACGTCGCTCGCGTATATCGTGGGCGTGCCGGAATTCACGTTTCTCGCCAATCAGCTCAACAACCGGCTGATGGTGTATCCGGCGCAGATTTTTCTGTTCGTCGGCGTCGTGTATCTGCTGTTGTGCGGGGCGTTGCAATGGTTCGCCAACGCGTTGATCGGGCGTCGCGAAGCCGCGCGTTGA
- a CDS encoding YoaK family protein — MPIQYLRSFTSVERTDKANLRLGRALAAIAGATNAGGFLAVGQYTSHMSGIVSSVADNLALGDLSLALAALGSIASFAGGAAVSAILINWGRRRTVNSAYALPMLLEAALLLGFALLGANMAPHRVGFVPAAVALLCFVMGLQNAIITKISRAEIRTTHMTGIVTDLGIELGKGLYWNRSDPRVAQAVQADKQRVRVLASLLGMFLLGGTVGALAFRHFGFVSGAVLAVLLLALACVPVADDLRRAPKRTRPTRQTD; from the coding sequence GTGCCCATTCAGTATCTGCGCAGCTTCACCTCGGTGGAACGCACCGACAAGGCCAATCTGCGGCTCGGGCGCGCGCTCGCGGCCATCGCGGGCGCGACCAACGCGGGCGGCTTTCTCGCGGTCGGCCAGTACACCTCGCATATGTCGGGCATCGTTTCTTCGGTGGCCGACAACCTCGCGCTCGGCGACCTGAGCCTCGCGCTCGCGGCGCTCGGTTCGATCGCGTCGTTCGCGGGCGGCGCGGCCGTCTCGGCCATCCTGATCAACTGGGGCCGCCGCCGCACGGTCAACAGCGCCTACGCCTTGCCGATGCTGCTCGAAGCCGCCCTGCTGCTCGGCTTCGCGCTGCTCGGCGCGAACATGGCGCCGCACCGCGTGGGATTCGTGCCCGCCGCGGTCGCGCTGCTGTGCTTCGTCATGGGGCTGCAAAACGCGATAATCACCAAGATCTCGCGCGCCGAGATTCGCACCACGCACATGACGGGCATCGTCACCGATCTCGGCATCGAACTCGGCAAGGGCCTGTACTGGAACCGGAGCGACCCGCGCGTCGCGCAGGCCGTGCAGGCCGATAAGCAGCGCGTACGCGTGCTGGCCTCGCTGCTCGGCATGTTCCTTCTGGGCGGCACCGTGGGCGCGCTCGCGTTCCGGCACTTCGGGTTCGTCTCGGGCGCGGTGCTCGCGGTGCTGCTCCTCGCGCTGGCCTGCGTGCCCGTGGCCGACGATCTGCGCCGCGCGCCGAAACGCACGCGCCCTACGCGACAGACGGATTAG
- a CDS encoding sensor histidine kinase, protein MKSIRRRLLGWLACGFAATIAIAGYGIFQSASHEAGELFDYELRAVAVSMPPDVATARSVESAQAGGPGYDGIDDDRILIQIWSDDRRLVYHSLQATTLQRFPPGFQTVNHAAEAWRVFGLQRAGFYIQVAQPMSIRASLARHLALKILWPIGLLVPIVVVLVLVVVRRGLSPIQALSDLLATRNLRSLDPLRLDESAPMELRPLIDALNDLLARLNAASQTQRTFIADAAHELRTPLAALKLQYQAALRDGSLSGDPQALERIAARLNRLIRLVHQLLTLARADAQTEAASASVSLRRIAEEAIGEFSLLAEEKRIDLGIESQAPVTATDACNVHGDAHALMTMVSNLLDNAIRYTPPGGKIDLVLTRHASEIGFEVVDTGPGIPAEDLGRVLDRFYRGNATSHGTGSGLGLSIVSTLATRHALALTLRNNAEQGLTVAVSGLKAAG, encoded by the coding sequence ATGAAGTCGATCCGCCGCCGCCTGCTCGGCTGGCTCGCGTGCGGTTTCGCGGCCACGATCGCCATTGCCGGTTACGGCATCTTCCAGAGCGCGAGCCACGAGGCCGGCGAGCTGTTCGACTACGAACTGCGCGCCGTGGCGGTCTCCATGCCGCCCGACGTAGCCACGGCGCGCAGCGTCGAAAGCGCCCAGGCGGGCGGTCCCGGCTACGACGGCATCGACGACGACCGGATCCTGATCCAGATCTGGAGCGACGACCGGCGCCTCGTCTATCACAGCCTGCAAGCGACCACGTTGCAGCGCTTTCCCCCCGGCTTCCAGACCGTCAATCACGCCGCCGAAGCCTGGCGCGTGTTCGGCCTGCAACGCGCCGGCTTCTACATTCAGGTGGCGCAGCCGATGTCGATCCGCGCGTCGCTCGCGCGCCATCTCGCGCTGAAGATCCTCTGGCCGATCGGGCTGCTCGTGCCGATCGTGGTCGTGCTCGTGCTGGTCGTGGTGCGGCGCGGGCTCTCGCCCATCCAGGCGCTTTCGGACCTGCTCGCCACGCGCAACCTGCGCTCGCTCGACCCGTTGCGGCTCGACGAGTCGGCGCCCATGGAACTGCGCCCGCTCATCGACGCGCTCAACGATCTGCTCGCGCGCCTGAACGCCGCCTCGCAAACCCAGCGCACGTTTATCGCCGATGCCGCGCACGAACTGCGCACGCCGCTCGCCGCGCTCAAGCTCCAGTACCAGGCCGCGCTGCGCGACGGTTCGCTCAGCGGCGACCCGCAGGCGCTGGAGCGCATCGCCGCGCGCCTGAACCGGCTGATCCGTCTCGTGCATCAGTTGCTGACGCTCGCACGCGCCGACGCGCAAACGGAAGCCGCTTCGGCGAGCGTGAGCCTGCGGCGGATCGCCGAAGAGGCCATCGGCGAGTTCTCGCTGCTCGCGGAGGAAAAGCGCATCGATCTCGGCATCGAATCGCAAGCGCCCGTGACCGCCACCGACGCCTGCAACGTGCACGGCGACGCGCACGCGCTCATGACGATGGTGAGCAATCTGCTCGACAACGCGATTCGCTACACGCCGCCCGGCGGCAAGATCGATCTCGTGTTGACGCGCCACGCGAGCGAGATCGGCTTCGAAGTGGTCGATACGGGGCCGGGCATTCCCGCCGAGGATCTGGGCCGCGTGCTCGACCGTTTCTATCGCGGCAACGCCACGAGTCACGGCACGGGCAGCGGGCTGGGCCTGTCGATCGTGTCGACGCTCGCCACGCGGCACGCGCTGGCGCTCACGCTGCGCAACAACGCGGAGCAAGGGCTGACGGTGGCGGTGAGCGGGCTGAAGGCAGCAGGTTGA
- a CDS encoding TonB-dependent receptor yields MTASPPRKMRATAWAAAACFSGLFASSAAHAQAQPQAGAATGTTNSTTAANPAATSADPTLPAVKVTSSSASDFQTKALDSYKFTAPLIDTPRSITVIPEEVLKEKNVTTFADALRTVPGITFLGGDAAANPSADRPVIRGFESRNSIFVDGMRDSGVQNRETFDVQNVSVVKGPDSVYAGRGSVGGSVDITTKTPEAENFINGSVGLGTDSYRRATIDWNQKLNDTTAFRFNAMGHDADQAGRTDVYSKRWGVAPSIAFGLNTPTTVTLSYYHLNTYDMPDFSAPFRSTGGTPVYTDRGQFYGLNTRDYRRGQTDTGEIKVEHRINDAWKIKNTTMFGRSTLDYVATNPQLTTATSNILSLQAKSGKYATNSIANQTEANGKFDLYGMRHTLTAGVEFSHEQDLYEGYLVSDSAGNNIRSGGPCTVAYNCTTLYGGWNPNNPWTGSLLLNGDKSFPGPATHTQTNIASAYLFDSVQLSERWLFNAGLRYDRYDVTAQQAGVADLNNTANLFSYQFGLVFKPIPTVSLYASYGTSANPPGANAGLGGGTDQLVTANQDLAPERARNIEVGAKWDVLDRRLSLTTALFQTDKTNARVSDGLGNTINAGSQRVRGVEFGFAGNVTDKWSMFGGYSYLDAITTNAGPGSPTLSGLPMVMVPKHNFTLWTSYDVLPKLNVGAGATVSSLTYASVAATSRKWIPGYARFDASATWHVSKKVDLQLNVNNIFDREYYQTAYPIYATWAPGRSAMVTLNFYQ; encoded by the coding sequence ATGACCGCCTCTCCTCCTCGCAAGATGCGCGCGACCGCCTGGGCCGCCGCTGCCTGTTTCTCCGGATTGTTTGCCTCGAGCGCCGCGCACGCGCAAGCCCAGCCGCAAGCCGGCGCCGCGACCGGCACCACGAATTCGACCACCGCGGCCAATCCCGCCGCGACTTCGGCGGACCCGACGCTGCCCGCCGTCAAGGTGACGTCGTCGAGCGCGTCGGACTTCCAGACCAAGGCGCTCGATTCGTACAAGTTCACCGCGCCGCTCATCGACACGCCGCGCTCGATCACGGTGATCCCGGAAGAAGTGCTCAAGGAGAAGAACGTCACGACCTTCGCCGACGCGCTGCGCACGGTGCCCGGCATCACCTTCCTTGGCGGCGACGCGGCGGCGAATCCCTCGGCGGACCGTCCGGTGATTCGCGGCTTCGAGTCGCGTAATTCGATTTTCGTCGACGGCATGCGCGACTCCGGCGTGCAGAATCGCGAGACCTTCGACGTGCAGAATGTCAGCGTGGTCAAGGGTCCGGATTCGGTCTACGCGGGCCGCGGCTCGGTGGGCGGCAGCGTCGACATCACGACCAAGACGCCCGAGGCGGAGAACTTCATCAACGGCAGCGTGGGACTCGGCACGGACAGCTACCGCCGCGCCACCATCGACTGGAACCAGAAGCTCAACGACACCACGGCGTTCCGCTTCAACGCGATGGGCCACGACGCCGACCAGGCAGGCCGCACCGACGTCTACAGCAAGCGCTGGGGCGTCGCGCCCTCGATCGCGTTCGGCCTGAACACGCCGACCACGGTCACGTTGAGCTACTACCACCTCAACACCTACGACATGCCCGACTTCAGCGCGCCGTTCCGCTCGACGGGCGGCACGCCGGTCTACACGGACCGCGGCCAGTTCTACGGCCTGAACACGCGCGACTACCGGCGCGGCCAGACCGACACGGGCGAGATCAAGGTCGAGCACCGCATCAACGACGCGTGGAAGATCAAGAATACGACCATGTTCGGCCGTTCCACGCTCGACTACGTGGCCACCAATCCGCAGCTCACGACCGCGACCTCGAACATCCTCAGCCTGCAGGCCAAGAGCGGCAAGTACGCGACCAACAGCATCGCGAACCAGACCGAGGCCAACGGCAAGTTCGACCTCTACGGCATGCGCCACACGCTCACGGCGGGCGTGGAATTCAGCCACGAGCAGGATCTCTACGAGGGCTACCTCGTGAGCGACTCGGCGGGCAACAACATCCGCTCGGGCGGCCCGTGCACGGTCGCGTACAACTGCACCACGCTCTATGGCGGCTGGAACCCGAACAATCCGTGGACCGGCAGCCTCCTGCTCAACGGCGACAAGAGCTTCCCCGGCCCGGCCACGCATACGCAGACCAACATCGCCTCGGCCTACCTGTTCGACAGCGTGCAGCTGTCCGAGCGCTGGCTGTTCAACGCGGGCCTGCGCTACGACCGCTATGACGTGACGGCGCAGCAGGCCGGCGTGGCGGATCTGAACAACACGGCGAACCTGTTCAGCTACCAGTTCGGTCTGGTGTTCAAGCCGATCCCGACCGTGAGTCTCTACGCGTCGTACGGGACCTCGGCGAATCCGCCGGGCGCGAACGCGGGTCTCGGCGGCGGCACCGACCAGCTCGTGACCGCGAACCAGGATCTCGCGCCCGAACGCGCGCGCAATATCGAAGTGGGTGCGAAGTGGGACGTGCTCGATCGCCGCCTCTCGCTGACCACGGCGCTGTTCCAGACCGACAAGACCAACGCGCGCGTGAGCGACGGCCTCGGCAATACGATCAACGCGGGTTCGCAGCGCGTGCGCGGCGTCGAGTTCGGCTTCGCGGGCAACGTGACCGACAAGTGGTCGATGTTCGGCGGTTATTCGTACCTCGACGCCATCACGACCAACGCCGGCCCGGGCAGCCCCACGCTCTCCGGCTTGCCGATGGTGATGGTGCCGAAGCACAACTTCACGCTGTGGACGAGCTACGACGTGCTGCCCAAACTCAACGTGGGCGCGGGCGCGACGGTGTCGAGCCTGACCTACGCCTCGGTGGCTGCGACGTCGCGCAAGTGGATTCCGGGCTACGCGCGCTTCGACGCCTCGGCGACGTGGCACGTCTCGAAGAAGGTGGATCTGCAACTGAACGTGAACAACATCTTCGACCGCGAGTACTACCAGACCGCGTATCCGATCTATGCGACCTGGGCTCCGGGCCGCTCGGCCATGGTCACGCTCAACTTCTACCAGTAA
- a CDS encoding TolC family protein — translation MTSPPSPLRSDEISKTSAQDIKRLYAEVEPLDHPLTLDEAIARALKYNLDARVRVMEQAMALDQWDVGRYDLLPKVVADAGYTSRNNYLITRSTNSITGEPDLAAPYISSDRISMQEDLGFTWSLLDFGQSYYSGKINSDRVLIAEEHRRKAEYQLIADVRTAFWRAASAQRLQATVQTAIKEAESALSLSRKSQSERLANPLEALRYQRQLLENLRLLEQVNQELSSARIDLASLTRLPLSGDFLIAEPSSEISLWWQTASVDQLESQAIAKNADLRESFYDVRIAQAEAHRGLLKLFPGLSFSYAVHHSNDSYLINNVWNGAGISLSVDMLQGLMRIPAQKRMGEAGVATADAQRLATTMSVLAQVHLARLALSDAYRQYRRADEIWNVDEKIVTEVDHRSAAQVETPLDRVANETSTILSELRRYQAMALVQAAESRLQATLGVNPDIKGASNMSVADLTHQVSASLERWERGEVFDPLPADATVSSTTASQGIVLSQSRLLDKAAPAAAH, via the coding sequence GTGACCAGTCCGCCGAGTCCGCTGCGTTCAGACGAAATTTCCAAAACCAGTGCGCAGGATATCAAGCGTCTTTACGCGGAAGTCGAGCCGCTCGACCATCCGCTCACGCTCGACGAAGCCATTGCGCGCGCGCTCAAGTACAACCTCGACGCGCGCGTGCGGGTCATGGAACAGGCCATGGCGCTCGACCAATGGGACGTGGGCCGTTACGACCTGCTGCCCAAGGTGGTTGCCGACGCCGGTTACACGAGCCGCAACAATTACCTCATCACGCGCAGCACGAATTCGATAACGGGCGAGCCGGATCTGGCCGCGCCGTATATTTCGAGCGACCGCATTTCGATGCAGGAAGACCTCGGCTTCACGTGGAGCCTGCTCGACTTCGGCCAGAGTTATTACTCGGGCAAGATCAATTCCGACCGCGTGCTGATCGCCGAGGAACACCGTCGCAAGGCGGAATACCAGCTGATCGCCGACGTGCGCACGGCATTCTGGCGCGCGGCTAGCGCGCAGCGCCTGCAAGCCACGGTGCAGACGGCGATCAAGGAAGCGGAGTCCGCGCTTTCGCTGTCGCGCAAGTCGCAGAGCGAGCGTCTGGCCAACCCGCTGGAAGCGCTGCGCTATCAGCGTCAGTTGCTCGAAAACCTGCGTCTGCTCGAACAGGTGAACCAGGAGCTGTCGTCGGCGCGGATCGACCTCGCGTCGCTCACGCGTCTGCCGCTCTCGGGCGACTTCCTGATCGCCGAGCCTTCGTCGGAAATCAGCCTCTGGTGGCAGACCGCCTCGGTCGATCAACTGGAAAGCCAGGCGATCGCCAAGAACGCCGATCTGCGCGAGTCGTTCTACGACGTGCGCATCGCCCAGGCCGAAGCGCATCGCGGCCTGCTCAAGCTGTTCCCGGGCCTCTCGTTCAGCTACGCGGTCCACCACAGCAACGACAGCTACCTCATCAACAACGTGTGGAACGGCGCGGGCATTTCGCTTTCCGTCGACATGCTGCAGGGCTTGATGCGCATTCCCGCGCAAAAGCGCATGGGCGAAGCGGGCGTGGCCACGGCCGACGCGCAGCGTCTCGCCACCACCATGAGCGTGCTCGCGCAGGTTCACCTCGCGCGCCTCGCGCTCTCGGACGCGTATCGCCAGTACCGTCGCGCCGACGAAATCTGGAACGTCGACGAAAAGATTGTCACGGAAGTCGATCACCGCTCGGCGGCGCAGGTGGAAACGCCGCTCGATCGCGTCGCGAACGAAACCAGCACGATCCTGAGCGAGCTGCGCCGCTATCAGGCCATGGCGCTCGTGCAGGCCGCCGAAAGCCGTCTGCAGGCGACGCTCGGCGTCAACCCGGACATCAAGGGGGCGTCGAACATGTCGGTGGCCGATCTCACGCACCAGGTCTCGGCGTCGCTCGAACGCTGGGAGCGCGGCGAGGTGTTCGATCCGCTGCCCGCGGACGCCACGGTGTCGAGCACGACGGCCTCGCAAGGCATCGTGCTGTCGCAAAGCCGTTTGCTCGACAAGGCGGCGCCCGCCGCCGCGCATTGA